In Geminicoccaceae bacterium, a single window of DNA contains:
- a CDS encoding DUF4160 domain-containing protein, with protein MPTVHQSSNFKIAIFFRDHPPPHFHVERVEGRAAVMIGTLEVMAGDLPSRLLREPLQWAAQNRDRLRSVWNELHGKENRS; from the coding sequence ATGCCTACGGTTCACCAATCCAGCAATTTCAAGATCGCGATCTTCTTCCGCGACCATCCCCCGCCGCATTTCCATGTCGAGCGGGTCGAAGGCCGGGCAGCCGTCATGATCGGGACGCTGGAAGTGATGGCGGGAGATCTGCCGTCGCGTCTGTTGCGTGAACCGCTGCAATGGGCTGCGCAAAACCGGGATCGGTTGAGAAGCGTCTGGAATGAGCTCCACGGAAAGGAGAATCGATCATGA
- a CDS encoding head-tail connector protein gives MSAGFGEGTAIDLIRSFEPLRSQRETDFDSVWEEIARRVLPRYEFRGDRRRYATSQEDIFDATAATGLKRFGAAMESMLTPRSQLWHALAASDPKLENNDRVARYLEAVRDILFAARRSPAANFASQLHEAYLSLGAFGTGAVLVMPGEDGRSPVYRSIPLQELYVAENAAGRIDKVYRRYWQTARQMAQHFGEDALPDPIAKCLADKPEERFELLHIVRPNRDIDPGRRDWRSMTFESWHLTVQHPHVLRRSGFRTMPYAVSRYVTAPGEVYGRSPALEVLPDIKMADRMSRTIIDRANLAAEPPLLAVDDDLPVPVLIPNAVNPGWLNRDGSPKIRPLEPGSDFAVGLEMLDQRHRSINDAFLVTLFQILVDSPSMTATEAMLRSQEKGALLAPTMGRQQSELLAPIIEREIDILTAAEMLPDMPPELVEAGGAIEVEYLSPLARAQRMEQATGLVRTLEAIMPLAQHDPSILDNIDADKALRGLAGINGVDMDMMRPVEEVLERRRQQQEAMQMQQAAAMAPGLKAGAEAAATLSQMEGAA, from the coding sequence ATGAGCGCGGGTTTCGGCGAAGGCACCGCGATCGACCTGATCCGCTCGTTCGAGCCCCTGCGCAGCCAGCGCGAGACGGATTTCGACAGTGTGTGGGAGGAGATCGCCCGTCGTGTGCTGCCGCGCTACGAGTTCCGCGGCGACCGCAGGCGCTATGCCACGAGCCAGGAGGACATCTTCGACGCCACCGCCGCCACCGGCTTGAAGCGCTTCGGTGCGGCGATGGAATCGATGCTCACCCCGCGCTCGCAGCTCTGGCATGCGCTGGCCGCATCCGATCCGAAGCTCGAGAACAACGACCGGGTGGCCCGCTATCTCGAGGCGGTGCGCGATATCCTCTTTGCCGCCCGCCGTTCGCCCGCCGCCAATTTCGCCAGCCAGCTGCACGAGGCCTATCTCTCGCTGGGCGCGTTCGGCACCGGGGCGGTGCTGGTCATGCCCGGCGAGGATGGCCGCAGCCCGGTCTATCGCTCGATCCCGCTGCAGGAACTCTACGTCGCCGAGAACGCCGCCGGCCGCATCGACAAGGTCTATCGCCGCTACTGGCAGACCGCCCGGCAGATGGCCCAGCATTTCGGCGAGGACGCCCTGCCGGACCCGATCGCCAAGTGCCTCGCCGACAAGCCGGAGGAGCGCTTCGAGCTGCTGCACATCGTCCGCCCGAACCGCGATATCGATCCGGGCCGCAGGGACTGGCGCTCCATGACCTTCGAGAGCTGGCACCTGACCGTGCAGCACCCGCACGTCCTGCGCCGCTCGGGCTTCCGCACCATGCCCTATGCCGTCTCGCGCTATGTCACCGCACCCGGCGAGGTCTATGGCCGCTCGCCGGCGCTGGAAGTGCTGCCCGACATCAAGATGGCCGATCGCATGTCGCGGACCATCATCGACCGGGCGAACCTCGCCGCCGAGCCGCCGCTGCTCGCCGTCGACGACGATCTGCCGGTGCCGGTGCTGATCCCCAACGCCGTCAATCCCGGCTGGCTCAACCGCGACGGCTCGCCGAAGATCCGCCCGCTGGAGCCGGGCAGCGACTTTGCCGTCGGCCTGGAGATGCTCGACCAGCGTCACCGCTCGATCAACGACGCCTTTCTGGTGACACTGTTCCAGATCCTGGTCGACAGCCCGTCGATGACCGCCACCGAGGCCATGCTCCGCAGCCAGGAGAAGGGTGCGCTGCTCGCTCCGACCATGGGCCGCCAGCAGTCCGAGCTGCTCGCCCCCATCATCGAGCGCGAGATCGACATCCTCACCGCCGCCGAGATGCTGCCCGACATGCCGCCTGAGCTGGTCGAGGCGGGCGGTGCGATCGAGGTCGAATATCTCTCGCCGCTCGCCCGTGCGCAGCGCATGGAGCAGGCCACGGGCCTCGTGCGCACGCTGGAGGCCATCATGCCGCTGGCGCAGCACGACCCCTCGATCCTCGACAATATCGACGCCGACAAGGCGCTGCGCGGACTCGCCGGGATCAACGGCGTCGACATGGACATGATGCGCCCCGTCGAGGAGGTGCTCGAACGCCGCCGGCAGCAGCAGGAGGCGATGCAGATGCAGCAGGCAGCCGCCATGGCCCCGGGCCTCAAGGCCGGTGCCGAAGCCGCCGCCACACTCTCGCAGATGGAAGGTGCCGCATGA
- a CDS encoding site-specific DNA-methyltransferase — translation MMIEQADALVRMPELPAEHYGCVIADPPYSSGTTHAAGRTTMKPSVKYQNSENHGIYPEFAGDNRDQRSFAIWSERWMREAYRVTRPGGLILCFSDWRQLPATTDALQVAGWIWRGIAVWDKTGGARPQRGRFKAQSEFIAWGSRGHLPNEGRCAPGVFRHSVGNRKNHITAKPTALFEDLLQIAQPPVLDPFAGGGSLGIACKRLGFDYHGLEIDPHFAGVAMKAIEAGVAMKAIGEAVP, via the coding sequence ATGATGATCGAGCAGGCCGACGCGCTGGTGCGAATGCCGGAACTGCCGGCGGAGCACTATGGCTGCGTGATCGCCGATCCGCCCTATTCCAGCGGCACGACCCACGCCGCCGGCCGCACCACCATGAAGCCGTCGGTAAAATACCAGAACAGCGAGAACCATGGGATCTATCCCGAGTTCGCCGGCGACAATCGCGACCAGCGGTCGTTCGCGATCTGGTCGGAACGCTGGATGCGCGAGGCGTATCGCGTGACCCGGCCGGGCGGGCTGATCCTGTGCTTTTCCGACTGGCGGCAGTTGCCGGCCACCACCGACGCCCTGCAGGTAGCGGGGTGGATCTGGCGCGGCATCGCGGTGTGGGACAAGACCGGAGGTGCACGGCCACAACGCGGGCGGTTCAAGGCGCAGAGCGAGTTCATCGCCTGGGGCTCGCGCGGACACCTTCCGAATGAGGGCAGATGCGCGCCCGGCGTGTTCCGCCACAGTGTCGGCAACCGCAAGAACCACATCACCGCCAAGCCCACAGCGCTGTTCGAGGATCTTCTGCAGATCGCACAACCGCCGGTGCTCGATCCGTTCGCCGGCGGCGGTTCGCTGGGCATCGCCTGCAAGCGGCTCGGGTTCGACTATCACGGGCTGGAGATCGATCCGCACTTTGCCGGCGTGGCGATGAAGGCCATCGAGGCCGGTGTGGCGATGAAGGCCATCGGGGAAGCGGTGCCGTGA